Proteins encoded within one genomic window of Flavobacterium sp. NG2:
- a CDS encoding zinc-dependent peptidase: protein MFVFKRPLYLYWYPFPKKVSSKQRHILENNFPFYNKLSSAKKKFFQHRLKEFLTKYEFIGKEIQITDEMEILIGATYIMLTFGMRDYLIGLFSRIIIYPSAYYSSVNKVYHKGEFNPRMKAIVFSWEDFLLGHNVTNDNVNLGLHEFAHALHFYCLKSNQTSALIFQDEFVEVMKYFNEEEKLLALIQKGYFRLYAYSNPFEFLAVILEHFFETPQMFKKQHPELFTSVSRMINIDEKYFG from the coding sequence ATGTTTGTCTTTAAAAGACCACTCTATCTATATTGGTATCCGTTTCCTAAAAAAGTGTCTTCAAAACAAAGGCATATTTTAGAAAATAATTTCCCATTTTATAATAAATTATCGTCGGCTAAGAAAAAGTTTTTTCAACATCGATTAAAAGAATTTTTAACCAAATATGAATTTATTGGTAAAGAAATTCAAATCACTGATGAAATGGAAATTCTAATTGGTGCTACTTATATAATGCTGACTTTCGGAATGAGGGATTATTTAATCGGTTTGTTTTCTCGTATCATCATTTATCCATCTGCCTATTATTCCTCTGTAAATAAAGTTTATCATAAAGGAGAATTTAATCCGAGAATGAAAGCAATAGTGTTTTCTTGGGAAGATTTTTTATTGGGACATAATGTAACTAATGATAATGTTAATCTTGGATTGCATGAATTTGCACATGCTTTGCATTTTTATTGTTTAAAAAGCAATCAAACAAGCGCACTTATTTTTCAGGATGAATTTGTCGAGGTAATGAAGTATTTTAATGAAGAAGAAAAACTGTTGGCATTAATTCAAAAAGGCTACTTCCGATTGTATGCTTATAGTAATCCATTTGAATTTTTAGCAGTCATATTAGAGCATTTTTTTGAAACGCCTCAAATGTTTAAAAAACAACATCCTGAACTTTTTACTTCAGTTTCTAGAATGATTAATATTGATGAGAAATATTTTGGGTAA
- a CDS encoding substrate-binding domain-containing protein translates to MIRKYWYIILLFLVAFLYSCKSNDEDKITIGFSQSVGNDLWRLSMNHSMQVEAALHPNVDLTIYNAHQEAKQQIKDIQKFIDKKVDVIIVSPFEGDSIVPVIEKATNLGIPVILIDRKANTSNYTTYLGADNREVGQLAGKQIVSLSKGVGTVVEINGDYTTSPGIERSEGFNNFVRDYPGIKVHTISSDNYGYPKPDFERVLDTLKNIDYVFCFNDVIAYNAWKIVNKRKEHRNKIKFIGVDGLNGPLGGIQLVKDGILNSTILYPTGGSEAIKLALKIINKEIVPKNNKLNTILIDSLNADIMSNQLDKITIQQSSIEQQQSIIKNREQEYATQSNLVKILIFLSVLAICLAAYSIYSKIAISRKKRELEINNRKIKYQRNEIKKYSQELKESNEARLSFFMGLSHEFKTPLTLILSSVESLANDYKDKGKAVNKEISLMYHNSKRLLRLINQLLDYRKAEEKKFELKASKTNILDFSNAIVKDFEKEIMKKKIDFSLETNNPELEVYIDRNLMDKVYFNLLSNALKFTPENGKISIAIKEDTAKNEVKLIFKDSGIGIPEHELKNVFRAFFQGSNNYRNSSGIGLHLSKNFIDLHKGSIEVHSKHGTEFVISLPLGKEHLEAKNVIDVAAFEHVNEMDYLEAEVFQLSEPTNADDKYSILYIEDNMELLDFMSQKLSVEYMVYTSDGTDAIEKVIDIIPDIVICDLNLPGKNGFEICQLIKKDLRTSHIPVIILTATDNQEAYLSALESGADIFLTKPFSLKVLVQSIKGLLFNREKLRFYYSNNIDKIVNNEEKNFGSSEQDFLRKLNGLIESNLDNSVYTVEDLANDLSISRVQLYRKVKAILGISVSDHINNIRLDKAKDLIVSSNMNISEIAYAVGYSSPNYFSTIFKNKFGVSPKEFKN, encoded by the coding sequence ATGATAAGAAAATATTGGTATATAATACTGCTTTTTTTGGTGGCTTTTTTGTACTCCTGTAAATCTAACGATGAAGATAAAATTACTATAGGATTTTCTCAAAGTGTGGGGAATGATTTATGGCGTTTGTCAATGAATCATTCGATGCAAGTTGAAGCGGCACTTCATCCAAATGTGGATTTAACCATTTATAATGCGCATCAAGAAGCTAAGCAGCAGATTAAGGATATCCAGAAATTTATAGATAAAAAAGTTGATGTCATAATAGTTTCTCCATTTGAAGGAGACTCGATTGTTCCTGTTATTGAAAAAGCTACTAACCTAGGGATCCCCGTTATATTAATTGATAGAAAAGCAAACACCTCTAATTATACTACTTATTTAGGTGCTGATAATAGAGAGGTGGGACAGTTGGCTGGAAAACAAATTGTGTCTTTGTCAAAAGGTGTTGGAACTGTTGTAGAGATAAATGGTGATTATACCACTTCTCCTGGTATAGAAAGAAGTGAAGGTTTTAACAATTTTGTTCGTGACTATCCTGGAATCAAAGTGCATACTATTAGCTCAGATAATTATGGGTATCCAAAACCTGATTTTGAAAGGGTATTAGATACTTTGAAAAATATAGATTATGTATTTTGTTTTAATGACGTCATTGCATACAACGCATGGAAAATAGTCAATAAAAGAAAAGAACATAGAAATAAAATAAAATTTATTGGTGTCGATGGTTTAAATGGTCCTCTTGGAGGAATTCAATTGGTCAAAGACGGTATTTTGAATTCGACGATATTGTATCCTACTGGAGGAAGCGAAGCCATTAAGTTAGCACTGAAAATTATAAATAAGGAGATAGTTCCAAAAAATAATAAGTTGAATACGATATTGATTGATTCGCTGAACGCGGATATTATGAGCAATCAATTGGATAAGATTACGATTCAGCAATCCAGTATTGAACAACAACAATCCATTATTAAAAACCGAGAGCAAGAGTATGCTACTCAAAGTAATTTGGTTAAGATTTTAATCTTTTTAAGTGTACTTGCAATTTGCTTGGCGGCTTATAGTATTTATTCTAAAATAGCCATAAGCCGTAAAAAAAGAGAATTAGAAATTAACAATAGAAAAATAAAATACCAGCGCAATGAAATCAAGAAGTATTCTCAAGAGTTAAAAGAGAGTAATGAAGCTCGTTTAAGTTTTTTTATGGGGTTATCGCATGAATTTAAAACGCCGCTGACATTGATTTTAAGTTCTGTTGAGTCTTTAGCAAATGATTATAAGGATAAAGGAAAAGCGGTAAATAAGGAAATCAGTTTAATGTATCATAATTCTAAAAGGTTATTGCGACTCATTAATCAGTTATTAGACTATAGAAAGGCAGAAGAGAAAAAGTTTGAGTTAAAAGCATCTAAAACCAATATTTTAGATTTTTCTAATGCTATAGTTAAAGATTTTGAGAAGGAAATAATGAAAAAGAAAATTGACTTTTCATTAGAAACCAATAACCCAGAGCTTGAAGTGTACATTGACCGTAATTTGATGGATAAAGTATATTTCAATTTGCTATCAAATGCGTTAAAATTTACTCCTGAAAATGGGAAAATTTCGATAGCTATTAAAGAAGATACAGCCAAGAATGAAGTTAAATTGATTTTCAAAGATTCTGGAATTGGGATTCCGGAGCATGAATTAAAGAATGTTTTTAGAGCTTTCTTTCAAGGTTCTAATAATTATCGAAACAGTTCTGGAATTGGACTTCATTTATCCAAAAACTTTATTGATTTACATAAAGGAAGTATTGAAGTGCATTCTAAGCACGGAACGGAGTTTGTTATCAGCTTACCGTTAGGGAAAGAGCATCTGGAGGCTAAGAATGTAATTGATGTCGCTGCTTTTGAACATGTTAATGAAATGGATTATTTAGAAGCCGAAGTCTTTCAATTGAGTGAGCCAACTAACGCTGATGATAAATATTCCATTTTATATATCGAAGACAATATGGAATTACTTGATTTCATGAGTCAAAAGCTTTCAGTTGAATATATGGTTTATACCTCTGATGGCACTGACGCTATTGAAAAAGTAATTGACATTATTCCTGATATTGTAATTTGTGATTTGAATTTACCTGGGAAAAATGGTTTTGAAATTTGTCAATTAATAAAGAAAGATTTGAGGACTTCTCATATTCCTGTAATAATATTAACTGCAACAGATAATCAAGAAGCTTATTTAAGTGCGTTAGAAAGTGGTGCGGATATCTTCTTAACCAAGCCTTTTAGTTTGAAAGTATTAGTTCAGTCCATCAAGGGGTTGTTGTTTAATCGTGAAAAGTTGCGTTTTTATTATTCGAATAATATCGACAAAATTGTTAATAATGAAGAAAAGAACTTTGGTTCCTCTGAACAAGATTTTCTAAGAAAACTTAATGGATTGATAGAATCCAATCTTGATAACTCGGTTTATACCGTTGAGGATTTAGCCAATGATTTAAGCATTTCAAGGGTGCAACTGTATCGTAAAGTAAAAGCGATTTTAGGAATTAGCGTGAGTGATCACATCAATAATATTCGATTAGATAAGGCCAAAGACTTGATAGTAAGTTCTAATATGAATATTTCAGAGATTGCTTATGCTGTTGGGTATTCGTCTCCAAATTATTTCTCTACTATCTTCAAAAACAAATTTGGTGTCTCTCCTAAAGAATTTAAAAATTAA
- a CDS encoding sugar porter family MFS transporter — protein sequence MKKIFVWALIASLAGFLFGFDTVVISGADKKLQEIWNSSDAFHGTVVMGMALWGTVIGAIFGGIPTNVLGRKKTLLWIGILFMVSAIGSALANDPIVFAVFRFIGGLGVGASTIAAPNYISEIAPAKDRGKLVAFYQFNIVFGILVAFLSNYLLKDVGENAWRWMMGVEAFPSIIYVLLVLFIPKSPRWLLSKFKNEEARKVLVMMGQEADYEKMKKEIEEDNDNAALANDNIFLKKYRTPLILAFLMAFFNQLSGINAFLYYSSRIFQEAGLGESTALLSSIGIGVVNLIFTLLGVFLIDKLGRKVLMYIGSVGYIISLTLVAMAFFFHWEGMAVPMFLFLFIAAHAIGQGAVIWVFISEIFPNHLRASGQSFGSTTHWILAAIIPSLIPYLFSTVGAGVVFLFFAVMMVFQLLFVAFMMPETKGISLEELSKKLTKE from the coding sequence ATGAAAAAAATATTCGTTTGGGCATTGATAGCTTCATTAGCAGGATTCCTTTTTGGTTTCGATACAGTAGTGATTTCTGGTGCTGATAAAAAGCTGCAAGAAATATGGAATTCATCAGATGCATTTCATGGAACAGTGGTAATGGGAATGGCATTGTGGGGTACTGTAATAGGTGCCATATTTGGTGGGATTCCTACTAATGTATTAGGTAGAAAGAAAACCTTACTATGGATTGGTATTTTGTTTATGGTTTCTGCAATAGGTTCTGCCTTAGCAAATGATCCAATAGTGTTTGCGGTTTTTAGATTTATAGGAGGTCTTGGAGTAGGAGCTTCTACAATTGCGGCACCAAATTATATTTCTGAAATAGCACCTGCTAAAGACAGAGGGAAGTTGGTAGCTTTTTATCAATTCAATATTGTATTTGGAATTTTAGTTGCCTTTCTGTCGAACTATCTTTTAAAAGATGTTGGTGAAAATGCTTGGAGATGGATGATGGGTGTCGAAGCTTTTCCTTCTATTATATATGTGTTACTTGTTTTGTTTATTCCAAAAAGTCCAAGATGGTTATTATCCAAATTCAAAAATGAGGAAGCCAGAAAAGTTTTGGTGATGATGGGACAAGAAGCAGATTATGAGAAAATGAAAAAAGAAATTGAGGAAGATAATGACAATGCTGCACTTGCAAATGACAATATCTTTTTAAAGAAATACAGGACTCCATTGATATTGGCTTTTTTAATGGCGTTTTTCAACCAATTATCAGGTATTAATGCTTTTTTATATTATTCAAGTAGAATCTTTCAAGAAGCAGGTTTGGGTGAAAGTACCGCTTTGTTAAGCAGTATCGGAATTGGTGTGGTGAATCTAATTTTTACATTATTAGGGGTTTTCTTGATTGATAAATTGGGCCGTAAAGTTTTGATGTACATTGGTTCGGTTGGGTATATAATTTCACTTACACTAGTTGCTATGGCTTTCTTCTTTCATTGGGAAGGAATGGCAGTACCAATGTTTTTATTCCTCTTTATCGCTGCCCACGCTATTGGTCAAGGAGCTGTAATTTGGGTATTTATTTCAGAAATTTTCCCAAATCACCTAAGAGCATCTGGACAATCCTTCGGGAGTACCACACACTGGATTTTGGCTGCGATTATACCATCATTAATTCCGTATTTATTTTCGACCGTTGGAGCAGGAGTCGTGTTTTTGTTCTTTGCAGTGATGATGGTCTTTCAATTATTGTTTGTGGCATTTATGATGCCAGAAACAAAAGGAATTTCCCTAGAAGAATTAAGTAAAAAATTAACTAAAGAGTAA
- a CDS encoding glycoside hydrolase family 32 protein encodes MKNVLKKEPLRLLFCVLTVSLLFGCKDSSIQDKGDYTEAELYRPNFHFTPAKGWMNDPNGMFYYNGYYHLFFQYYPDDNVWGPMHWGHAISTDMISWTEKPIAIYPDEKGYIFSGSAVVDINNTSGFGSLKNPPIIAMFTYHDMDKEKAGETKYQSQAIAYSLDEGMTWTKYEANPVIENPNIKDFRDPKMTWDAIHKQWLMVLAAGDRTMFYTSKNLKEWTLQSDFGSDIGAHGGVWECPDFFPLAVEGTDEYKWVLLLSINPGGPNGGSATQYFVGDFDGKKFKLDESFTEDIKGDKGVWIDYGRDNYAGVTFSNISEVDGRKLFIGWMSNWNYAQKVPTETWRSSMTIARELVLVKDKGHYSVSSRPVKELQNYVAKTIKKEALKIDKETIIIDKSLVNLASMDVRFTLKNLKDDTYTFSLSNDSKNTIKFGINKKDKYFFIDRTKSGNLAFSDLFANVISKAPITEDFNSIDVRVIVDKTSIEIFYNNGKTVMTETFFPEKPMETFSVSTAKTEFVVDKLIINQLNFN; translated from the coding sequence ATGAAAAATGTATTAAAAAAAGAGCCGCTCAGATTGCTGTTTTGCGTATTAACAGTCAGCCTTTTATTTGGTTGTAAAGATTCATCAATCCAAGATAAAGGAGACTATACGGAAGCAGAATTGTATCGACCTAATTTTCATTTTACTCCAGCAAAAGGGTGGATGAATGATCCTAATGGAATGTTTTATTACAATGGGTATTATCATTTGTTTTTTCAATATTATCCAGATGATAATGTTTGGGGGCCAATGCACTGGGGGCACGCCATTAGTACAGATATGATTAGTTGGACAGAAAAACCTATTGCTATTTATCCTGATGAGAAAGGCTATATTTTCTCAGGAAGTGCAGTTGTAGATATTAATAACACCTCAGGTTTTGGAAGTTTGAAAAACCCTCCAATTATTGCAATGTTTACCTATCACGATATGGATAAAGAAAAAGCAGGTGAAACAAAATATCAATCACAAGCCATTGCATACTCATTAGATGAAGGAATGACTTGGACCAAATATGAAGCTAATCCAGTTATTGAAAATCCAAATATCAAAGATTTTAGAGATCCAAAAATGACTTGGGATGCCATTCATAAACAATGGTTGATGGTGTTAGCTGCAGGAGATAGAACCATGTTTTATACTTCAAAAAATCTAAAAGAATGGACGCTTCAGTCTGATTTCGGGTCTGATATTGGTGCTCATGGTGGCGTTTGGGAATGTCCAGATTTTTTTCCACTAGCAGTTGAAGGTACCGATGAGTATAAATGGGTACTTCTTTTAAGTATCAATCCTGGAGGACCTAATGGAGGATCCGCTACTCAATATTTCGTTGGAGATTTTGACGGAAAGAAATTTAAACTAGACGAATCTTTTACTGAAGATATTAAAGGGGATAAAGGAGTTTGGATTGACTACGGAAGAGATAATTATGCTGGTGTAACCTTTTCAAATATATCTGAGGTTGATGGAAGAAAATTATTTATCGGTTGGATGTCAAACTGGAATTATGCTCAAAAAGTCCCTACAGAAACTTGGAGAAGTAGTATGACTATAGCAAGAGAATTAGTACTGGTAAAAGATAAAGGACATTATAGTGTGAGTTCAAGACCGGTAAAAGAACTGCAAAATTATGTTGCTAAAACCATTAAAAAAGAAGCTCTAAAAATTGATAAAGAGACTATAATCATCGATAAATCCTTAGTGAATTTGGCAAGTATGGATGTTCGATTTACGTTGAAAAATTTAAAGGATGATACGTATACTTTCTCACTTTCAAATGATTCGAAGAATACTATAAAGTTTGGGATTAATAAAAAGGATAAATACTTTTTTATTGATAGAACTAAGTCAGGAAACCTTGCTTTTTCTGATTTGTTTGCCAATGTAATTTCAAAAGCTCCAATTACTGAAGATTTTAATTCAATTGATGTACGTGTTATAGTAGATAAAACTTCAATAGAAATATTTTACAATAATGGAAAAACAGTAATGACGGAAACATTTTTTCCTGAAAAACCAATGGAAACATTTTCGGTTTCAACAGCCAAAACTGAATTTGTTGTTGATAAATTAATTATAAACCAATTAAATTTTAACTAA
- a CDS encoding TonB-dependent receptor: MKNKIILYLILMGSFFSLTAQNITVKGVVKSSSDGMTLPSASVMVVGTNIGTTTDMDGQYVIGKVDKNASLQFSYTGFETQIVKINGQTTINIVLKETSMMLEDVVVTGYSREKKADLTGAITVVEMKPIEGQSMSSGNAMQALQGRVAGLAVEKSGDPSGGSSKILIRGVSTLGNTDPLYVIDGVPTVRPEVFASINPSVIESVQVLKDASASSIYGSRAANGVIIVTTKNKGKGDVTSVSFSTNVSVLSEKKQRYKMLNALDRGKVLWQASVNDGADPAGGYGEIYNFDWNNDFSNPVLNSVSVKPFVGGDTNVPVGDTDWQDAVYQTGLLVNNDLSISGGSDKANAVLNLGYLDNSGMLKFTNYERYTARLNANFKLFNDKVKFGINSQFTQSDERSASTDVGSAPTPGLAISLAPTIPVYTSTGQYAGPIGSGYSDRNNPLLMQDINQWDNTRKMALYGNIFTEFDILTGLTFRNSIGMDYNDLKRKDIERRVNNGFITRNVNSLALDTNKYSSLTISNTLNYDLKLSDHKFGVMVGTESVKIDFHSLFARAEGFAVETESYFTLAAATGARTNNGITTGSRLVSQFGKFNYAFSDRYLASFTIRRDGSSRFGSDNRFGIFPSVSGGWRINNEEFFKDITAVSNLKLRAGYGEVGNQNIGDNARFGLFETRYGPNQNVYAPDFFNIYYNVGTAYDLNGTNTGNLPSGFVSTQGVNPGLKWETTKEYNVGLDFGFFGNKLSGSFDYFSRKTDGILIVPPVASAVGEGQQRSVNGASTANRGWELSVGYGETLDNGLTFNVTTNFGATKNKITELPEEVRAAYPGTAANSIVGHSQFEIFGYKTAGLFQNQKEIDDHATQVAARLGGIKYVDLDGNGVINSDDRTFIGSTLPKLEYGINISLAYKDFDFSVFGSGVTGRIGQDPYIYWNNFVQGRENAGPGTLNAWTPTNTNTDVPALSLANNDNQVSDYFFRNNSYFKVRNMQLGYTLSEKLVEKTGFITNCRIYAQGENLFWFTPNGYIGQDPERTDVNRIPVPTTFSLGLNINF; this comes from the coding sequence ATGAAAAACAAAATTATTCTTTACTTAATCTTAATGGGATCCTTTTTCTCATTAACAGCACAAAATATCACTGTAAAGGGGGTTGTGAAATCCTCTAGTGATGGCATGACTTTACCTAGTGCCTCTGTAATGGTGGTAGGTACAAATATTGGAACTACAACTGATATGGATGGACAATACGTAATAGGCAAAGTAGATAAAAATGCTAGTTTGCAATTTAGCTATACTGGATTCGAAACACAAATCGTTAAAATTAATGGACAAACGACTATTAATATTGTATTGAAAGAAACCTCAATGATGTTAGAAGATGTGGTTGTAACGGGATATTCTAGAGAGAAAAAAGCCGATTTGACAGGTGCGATTACTGTTGTCGAAATGAAACCAATTGAAGGACAAAGTATGAGTTCTGGTAACGCAATGCAGGCCCTACAAGGAAGGGTTGCAGGTTTAGCAGTTGAAAAATCTGGAGATCCAAGTGGTGGAAGCAGCAAAATTTTAATTAGAGGGGTAAGTACCTTAGGAAATACAGACCCTTTGTATGTAATTGATGGGGTGCCTACGGTAAGACCAGAAGTTTTTGCAAGTATTAACCCTAGTGTAATTGAATCAGTTCAAGTTTTAAAAGATGCTTCTGCTTCTTCTATATATGGTTCTAGAGCAGCAAATGGAGTTATTATTGTAACGACTAAAAACAAAGGAAAAGGCGATGTTACTTCGGTTTCATTTAGTACAAACGTTTCAGTTCTTTCTGAGAAAAAACAACGTTACAAAATGCTAAATGCTCTTGATAGAGGTAAGGTATTATGGCAAGCCTCTGTAAATGACGGAGCAGATCCAGCAGGTGGATATGGAGAAATCTATAATTTTGATTGGAATAACGATTTCAGTAATCCAGTCTTAAATAGTGTGTCGGTTAAACCTTTTGTAGGAGGTGATACAAACGTACCTGTAGGTGATACAGATTGGCAAGATGCAGTTTATCAAACAGGATTATTAGTAAATAATGATTTGTCAATTTCAGGTGGTTCTGATAAAGCCAATGCGGTTTTAAACCTTGGTTATTTGGATAATAGTGGGATGTTGAAATTCACTAATTACGAAAGATACACTGCCAGATTGAATGCGAATTTTAAGTTATTTAATGACAAAGTAAAATTTGGAATTAACTCTCAATTTACACAATCTGATGAAAGAAGTGCTTCAACTGACGTTGGTAGTGCTCCAACGCCAGGTTTAGCTATTTCATTGGCACCAACAATTCCGGTTTATACAAGTACAGGACAATATGCAGGACCTATTGGTTCTGGATATTCTGATAGAAATAACCCTTTGTTAATGCAAGATATTAATCAGTGGGATAATACTAGAAAGATGGCATTATACGGTAATATTTTTACTGAATTTGATATCCTTACAGGATTGACTTTTAGAAACAGTATAGGTATGGATTACAATGACCTTAAGCGTAAAGACATTGAACGAAGAGTAAACAATGGTTTTATTACTAGAAATGTAAATAGCTTAGCATTAGATACTAATAAATATTCAAGTTTAACGATTTCGAATACATTGAATTATGATTTAAAACTTTCTGATCATAAGTTTGGAGTTATGGTAGGAACAGAATCTGTTAAAATAGATTTTCACTCTTTATTTGCACGTGCTGAAGGATTTGCAGTTGAAACGGAATCATATTTTACATTGGCTGCAGCCACTGGAGCTAGAACCAATAATGGAATAACAACTGGTAGTAGATTAGTATCACAGTTTGGTAAATTTAATTATGCTTTTTCTGATCGTTATTTAGCATCTTTTACCATTCGTAGAGATGGTTCTTCAAGATTTGGTAGTGATAATAGATTTGGTATTTTTCCATCAGTATCTGGAGGGTGGAGAATTAATAATGAAGAGTTTTTTAAAGACATTACGGCAGTTTCAAATCTTAAATTACGTGCTGGTTATGGTGAAGTAGGAAATCAAAATATTGGAGACAATGCTCGTTTTGGTTTGTTCGAGACGAGATATGGTCCTAATCAAAATGTTTATGCTCCAGATTTTTTCAATATTTACTATAATGTAGGTACTGCATACGATTTGAATGGTACTAATACAGGAAATTTACCTTCTGGTTTTGTATCTACACAAGGTGTAAATCCAGGTCTTAAGTGGGAAACCACTAAGGAATACAATGTTGGTTTAGATTTTGGTTTCTTTGGAAATAAATTATCTGGATCTTTTGATTACTTCTCTAGAAAAACTGACGGTATCTTAATTGTACCACCTGTAGCATCTGCTGTTGGTGAAGGTCAACAACGTTCTGTAAACGGTGCTTCGACTGCAAACAGAGGATGGGAACTTAGTGTAGGTTATGGAGAAACTTTGGATAACGGCTTGACTTTTAATGTAACGACTAACTTTGGTGCAACCAAAAATAAAATTACAGAATTACCAGAAGAGGTAAGAGCTGCTTATCCAGGAACAGCTGCTAATTCAATCGTAGGACATTCTCAATTTGAAATTTTTGGATATAAAACAGCTGGATTGTTTCAAAATCAAAAAGAAATTGATGATCATGCAACACAAGTAGCTGCTAGATTAGGTGGTATCAAATATGTTGATCTTGATGGGAATGGTGTCATTAACTCTGACGATAGAACTTTTATCGGAAGTACATTGCCAAAACTAGAATACGGTATTAATATTAGTTTGGCGTATAAAGATTTTGATTTTTCTGTTTTTGGTTCTGGTGTAACAGGACGTATCGGACAAGATCCTTATATCTATTGGAACAACTTTGTTCAAGGTAGAGAAAATGCAGGTCCTGGGACTTTAAATGCATGGACACCAACAAATACGAATACAGATGTACCAGCACTTTCATTGGCTAACAATGACAACCAAGTGTCTGATTATTTTTTCAGAAACAACTCTTATTTCAAAGTTAGAAACATGCAATTGGGATATACACTTTCTGAAAAATTAGTAGAAAAAACAGGGTTCATCACAAACTGTAGAATCTATGCACAAGGTGAAAACTTATTTTGGTTTACACCAAATGGATATATAGGACAAGACCCTGAGAGAACTGACGTGAATAGAATTCCAGTTCCAACTACATTTTCATTAGGTCTAAACATTAATTTTTAA